In Deinococcus sedimenti, a single genomic region encodes these proteins:
- a CDS encoding phosphodiester glycosidase family protein — MNGFRPFQALRPALLLLGAALLGMAGARPVAIGGVVQPAAVGTQPLPGGEMLPVWTLPRLGVTVRNDPSDLRLLVGPRELRYAPATGWRAVGFPLTVKLPVPQLSGGSLFVPLASLTALGVPVLADTPTLLDFAAPASVPIATLPPSPDLGVPAAPGPTPQTGPAPQPGPAPSPLPQPTPVFTVNLDTVRVSRTLHRTVEVQRVVLELSGAAASSVTRLQTGLSVTLAGVSVTPGTQILESGDTLTLTQTPQGATVNLTTGGGRSEIFTLNNPERVVIDTTTYLDGTVPPPIDPESLPEGVTYRQLGALHLLSFDPARYQPRVVSAPTGQASGVADLVKRAGGVAGVNGGYFDPGTHLPVDLVAVGGLMTAPSLEKRATLGFTAQGETLFGYPRPRYVLSGAGFSVTVNSVRARPDPSLLTAFVGDGRTRVGADQLTTLLLTPGAAQVLSALTGVVTPPAGTLAFTFDPARFPQLPRSAGAPLTATLNWRADSSWNAAADALSAGPLLVQAGRVALDPAREGFNTAASIWRPTRQVAFGTLAGQPTIAFLEHGSPEAFAGALVKAGLRDAVRLDSGSSATAYVTGGYANLGGYLNTVWSRSVPNAIVLVPRTDLVPAARR; from the coding sequence GTGAACGGATTCCGCCCATTCCAGGCCCTTCGACCTGCCCTTCTGCTGCTGGGCGCCGCCCTGCTGGGAATGGCCGGCGCGCGGCCCGTGGCGATCGGCGGCGTGGTGCAGCCGGCCGCCGTGGGCACGCAGCCCCTCCCGGGCGGCGAGATGCTGCCGGTGTGGACCCTGCCGCGCCTGGGCGTCACGGTCCGCAACGACCCGAGCGACCTGCGCCTGCTGGTCGGCCCGCGCGAACTGCGGTACGCCCCGGCGACCGGCTGGCGCGCCGTGGGCTTCCCGCTGACCGTGAAGCTGCCCGTTCCGCAGCTCAGCGGCGGCAGCCTGTTCGTGCCTCTGGCGTCCCTGACCGCGCTGGGCGTGCCGGTACTGGCGGATACGCCCACCCTGCTGGACTTCGCCGCGCCCGCCAGTGTCCCCATCGCGACGCTCCCTCCCTCACCGGACCTCGGGGTGCCAGCGGCTCCCGGCCCCACCCCGCAGACCGGCCCTGCCCCGCAACCGGGTCCCGCTCCCTCTCCCCTGCCGCAGCCCACGCCGGTATTCACGGTGAACCTGGACACCGTCCGCGTGAGCCGCACGCTGCACCGCACGGTGGAGGTGCAGCGCGTCGTGCTGGAACTCAGCGGCGCGGCCGCCTCCAGTGTCACGCGCCTCCAGACCGGCCTGAGCGTCACGCTGGCAGGCGTGTCGGTCACGCCGGGCACACAAATCCTGGAATCCGGCGACACCCTGACCCTCACGCAGACGCCGCAGGGCGCCACCGTGAACCTCACGACCGGGGGGGGCCGCAGTGAGATCTTCACACTGAACAACCCCGAGCGAGTCGTGATCGACACGACCACCTACCTGGACGGCACCGTGCCCCCGCCCATCGACCCGGAATCCCTGCCCGAGGGGGTCACGTACCGGCAGCTGGGCGCCCTGCACCTGCTGAGTTTCGACCCGGCCCGCTACCAGCCGCGCGTGGTCAGCGCCCCGACCGGGCAGGCCAGCGGCGTCGCGGACCTCGTGAAGCGTGCCGGGGGCGTGGCCGGCGTGAACGGCGGGTACTTCGACCCGGGCACGCACCTCCCCGTGGACCTCGTCGCCGTGGGCGGCCTGATGACCGCGCCCAGCCTCGAGAAGCGCGCCACGCTGGGCTTCACCGCGCAGGGCGAGACGCTGTTCGGTTACCCACGCCCCCGGTACGTGCTGAGCGGCGCGGGGTTCAGCGTGACCGTGAACAGCGTGCGCGCCCGGCCGGACCCATCCCTGCTGACGGCGTTCGTCGGGGACGGCCGCACCCGCGTCGGGGCCGATCAGCTGACGACGCTGCTGCTGACACCCGGCGCGGCCCAGGTGCTGTCCGCGCTGACCGGGGTGGTCACGCCGCCGGCCGGAACGCTGGCGTTCACGTTCGATCCGGCGCGCTTTCCGCAGCTGCCCCGCTCGGCCGGGGCGCCCCTGACCGCCACACTGAACTGGCGGGCGGACAGCAGCTGGAACGCCGCCGCCGACGCGCTGAGCGCCGGGCCGCTCCTCGTGCAGGCCGGACGGGTGGCGCTGGACCCCGCCCGCGAGGGCTTCAACACCGCCGCGAGCATCTGGCGCCCCACCCGCCAGGTGGCGTTCGGGACGCTGGCCGGACAGCCCACCATCGCGTTTCTGGAGCACGGCAGCCCAGAGGCGTTCGCAGGCGCCCTGGTGAAGGCGGGCCTGCGGGACGCGGTGCGCCTCGACAGTGGCAGCAGCGCCACCGCCTACGTGACCGGCGGGTACGCGAACCTGGGCGGGTACCTGAACACCGTCTGGAGTCGGTCCGTGCCGAACGCCATCGTGCTGGTGCCCCGCACGGACCTCGTCCCGGCCGCGCGGCGCTGA
- a CDS encoding vWA domain-containing protein, which yields MRHTTPLLITCSLLLTACGGSSGPAQPAQPSLPPAASSGEVNGSRLVAQDTYQFSFTPKSGETVTGTAQIDSASVRNLSAGQANVRVCGNVKAGGDLTAALALDSTGSMSWNDPDDRRRQAGHAFAKRMRKEDMGAVLSFDATTGPSAGLRAAHLWQDFTGNQGLMTAAVNHATFVGGNTPLYDAILDVSDLLKATGKTNTRILILTDGEDNASTSTVDDVVRTANANGTPVYIVGLDVTGEVDFTVSQDITSRTGGFFQQTNDPDELTAMFGRLFNSAEAEGCLELQFTQKPAPGTVVTGELVVRLKDNGKADSTVVSPFTVTVR from the coding sequence ATGCGACACACCACCCCACTGCTGATCACCTGCTCCCTGCTCCTCACGGCCTGCGGCGGATCGTCCGGCCCTGCGCAACCGGCCCAGCCGAGCCTCCCCCCGGCCGCGTCGTCCGGCGAGGTCAACGGATCGCGCCTCGTCGCGCAGGACACCTACCAGTTCAGCTTCACCCCCAAGAGCGGCGAGACGGTCACGGGGACCGCGCAGATCGACTCGGCGTCCGTACGCAACCTCAGTGCCGGGCAGGCGAACGTCAGGGTGTGCGGCAACGTGAAGGCCGGCGGCGACCTGACGGCGGCGCTGGCCCTGGATTCCACCGGCAGCATGTCCTGGAACGATCCGGACGACCGTCGCCGTCAGGCCGGGCACGCCTTCGCCAAACGCATGCGCAAGGAGGACATGGGTGCCGTCCTGTCGTTTGACGCCACCACCGGTCCCAGTGCAGGGCTGCGCGCCGCGCACCTGTGGCAGGACTTCACAGGGAATCAGGGTCTGATGACGGCCGCAGTGAACCACGCGACCTTCGTGGGGGGCAACACGCCGCTGTACGACGCGATCCTGGACGTCAGCGACCTGTTGAAGGCGACCGGAAAGACCAACACCCGCATCCTGATCCTCACCGACGGCGAGGACAACGCCAGCACGTCCACCGTGGACGACGTGGTCCGCACGGCGAACGCCAACGGCACCCCGGTGTACATCGTGGGTCTGGACGTGACCGGCGAGGTGGATTTCACGGTGTCGCAGGACATCACGTCCCGCACCGGCGGATTTTTTCAGCAGACCAACGACCCGGATGAGCTGACCGCCATGTTCGGCAGGCTCTTCAACAGCGCCGAGGCGGAGGGTTGCCTGGAACTGCAGTTCACGCAGAAACCCGCGCCCGGCACGGTCGTCACGGGTGAACTGGTGGTCCGTCTCAAGGACAACGGCAAGGCGGACAGCACCGTGGTGTCTCCCTTCACCGTCACGGTCCGCTGA
- a CDS encoding Nudix hydrolase — translation MQFGPEWHTPVEHRAAGVVILNEAGDILLVRERGVPGKRQKAGLWHIPSGTVEPGENPQDTAVREAWEEAGVRAGLLKFLAAYLGHFPDGEPVLRHAWLAEALPGSTLVPTLPDEVLEVRFVPKAEFDALYDAGLIRMHHTKLFYEDALRERARGPGSSVQSHSGFRVW, via the coding sequence ATGCAGTTCGGCCCGGAGTGGCATACCCCCGTGGAGCATCGCGCGGCGGGCGTCGTGATCCTGAACGAGGCGGGCGACATCCTGCTCGTGCGGGAGCGGGGCGTGCCCGGGAAGCGGCAGAAGGCTGGGCTGTGGCACATCCCTAGCGGGACCGTCGAACCCGGCGAGAACCCCCAGGACACGGCGGTGCGCGAGGCCTGGGAGGAGGCGGGCGTCCGCGCAGGCCTGCTGAAGTTCCTCGCGGCTTACCTGGGGCACTTCCCGGACGGCGAGCCGGTGCTGAGGCACGCGTGGCTGGCCGAGGCCCTGCCCGGCTCGACACTCGTCCCCACCCTGCCGGACGAGGTGCTGGAGGTCCGCTTCGTCCCGAAGGCCGAGTTCGACGCGCTGTACGACGCCGGGCTGATCCGCATGCACCACACGAAACTCTTCTACGAGGACGCCCTGCGCGAACGGGCCCGAGGGCCGGGCAGCAGTGTTCAATCTCACAGCGGTTTTCGGGTGTGGTGA
- a CDS encoding YfiT family bacillithiol transferase, whose translation MTADLRYPIGPMPTPMTLTPAERVEALGHVFALPADLFEAVQGLSEAQLGTPYREGGWTVRQVVHHVAESHMNAFVRLKLALTEDNPVIKPYEEDRWATLADHELVPEVSLNLLDALHSRLGMLLASLDPQGDDWARPWTHPAQGRTYSVDTLLAMYAWHGRHHVAQITALRERLGWS comes from the coding sequence GTGACGGCGGACCTGCGCTACCCGATCGGGCCGATGCCCACGCCGATGACGCTGACGCCTGCCGAGCGGGTGGAGGCGCTGGGGCACGTCTTCGCGCTGCCTGCCGACCTGTTCGAGGCGGTGCAGGGTCTCTCGGAGGCGCAACTGGGCACCCCGTACCGCGAGGGGGGCTGGACGGTGCGGCAGGTCGTGCATCACGTGGCGGAAAGTCATATGAACGCGTTCGTTCGCCTGAAGCTGGCCCTGACCGAGGACAATCCGGTCATCAAGCCGTACGAGGAGGACCGCTGGGCGACCCTGGCGGACCATGAGCTGGTGCCCGAGGTGAGCCTGAACCTGCTGGACGCGCTGCACTCGCGGCTGGGAATGCTGCTGGCGTCGCTGGACCCGCAGGGGGACGACTGGGCGCGCCCGTGGACGCATCCGGCGCAGGGCCGCACGTACAGCGTGGACACGCTGCTGGCGATGTACGCGTGGCACGGGCGGCATCACGTGGCGCAGATCACGGCCCTGCGTGAGCGGCTGGGCTGGTCGTGA
- a CDS encoding nucleotide pyrophosphohydrolase: MSLTFQEASARVDAFIGQFEEGYFPPLLMLARLTEETGEIARVLAHQNGKKPKEGEDAGDLEMELADLLFVTICMANERGLSLERGFERMMAKIERRDATRWTRKEDPQESADRAAVEGAL, encoded by the coding sequence ATGAGCCTCACCTTTCAGGAAGCGAGTGCGCGGGTGGACGCCTTCATCGGTCAGTTCGAGGAGGGGTACTTCCCGCCGCTGCTGATGCTGGCCCGCCTGACCGAGGAGACCGGCGAGATCGCCCGCGTCCTGGCGCACCAGAACGGCAAGAAGCCCAAGGAGGGTGAGGACGCCGGGGATCTGGAGATGGAACTCGCGGACCTGCTGTTCGTGACGATCTGCATGGCGAACGAGCGGGGCCTGAGCCTGGAGCGGGGCTTCGAGCGGATGATGGCGAAGATCGAGCGGCGCGACGCGACCCGCTGGACCCGCAAGGAGGACCCGCAGGAGTCAGCGGATCGCGCGGCTGTGGAGGGCGCGCTGTGA
- a CDS encoding DUF4384 domain-containing protein, whose protein sequence is MRNAILLGTLALGLSACSVTVRPNLNLQGSGSNLITSFRPDRGEGSTYAVGESVRFLFSSRTAGYVTLIALQGSEASTLVRNVYVPAGSTVFPRAQDGVTYNVSSPRGIQRVRAIFTRVRPTTDLVLRGTYDEGRWNATSTAYLQPYAVEDRDVQETYLYIR, encoded by the coding sequence ATGCGCAATGCGATTCTGCTCGGCACCCTGGCCCTGGGCCTCAGCGCCTGCTCTGTCACTGTCCGTCCCAACCTGAACCTGCAGGGGTCGGGCAGCAACCTGATTACCAGTTTCCGCCCGGACCGCGGCGAGGGCAGCACCTACGCGGTCGGGGAGTCCGTCCGGTTCCTGTTCAGCTCCCGGACCGCCGGGTACGTGACCCTGATTGCGTTGCAGGGCAGCGAGGCCAGCACCCTCGTCCGCAACGTGTACGTCCCGGCAGGCTCGACCGTGTTCCCGCGCGCTCAGGATGGCGTGACGTACAACGTGTCCTCCCCGCGCGGCATTCAGCGGGTCCGTGCGATCTTCACCCGCGTGCGTCCCACCACGGATCTCGTCCTGCGTGGCACGTACGATGAGGGCCGCTGGAACGCCACGAGCACCGCGTACCTGCAGCCGTACGCCGTCGAGGACCGCGACGTGCAGGAAACGTACCTGTACATCCGCTGA
- the ftsH gene encoding ATP-dependent zinc metalloprotease FtsH: MRPRQLLRPLLVLAVACSVPALAAPGDGPYTTNRFFADLTADRVTRVTLNSAGLANVTLAGETGTVVRSLVVPPDGATLKRIRAASVPLTVTGSGSTLGWLGQLLPLILTGLILVVLWRSMRGAQGGNNPTNFGRSRAAVISEGQIKLTFGDVAGCDEAKADLQEVVDFLRHPDRYHQLGARIPHGVLLVGPPGSGKTLLAKAVAGEARVPYFSISGSDFVEMFVGVGAARVRDLFEQARKSAPCIVFIDEIDAVGRKRGVNMQGGNDEREQTLNQLLVEMDGFSSGQEVIILAATNRPDVLDAALLRPGRFDRQVVVDAPDVRGREMILRIHARKKPLDASVDLSVIARRTAGMVGADLENLLNEAALLAARSGRTRITARDVDEARDRVLMGPERRSMVVREADRKVTAYHEVGHALAAQLLPHANRVAKLTVVPRGRAAGYMMPDADDRLHVTRPALEDMIAVALAGRAAEDIIFHEITTGAQNDFQQATTIARRMVTEWGMSDHIGKIAHATDQSTYLGGGPQMLPMSEHTAAQIDHEIKTLIDAAYTRATNLIGEHLTRVHEIVSVLLTRETLTGEEFAALLNGETLEPLPPAAPSTPPSLAG, from the coding sequence ATGCGTCCCCGACAGTTGCTGCGCCCGCTGCTCGTGCTGGCCGTGGCCTGCAGCGTCCCGGCCCTGGCCGCCCCTGGCGACGGTCCGTACACCACCAACCGGTTCTTCGCGGACCTGACCGCAGACCGGGTCACGCGCGTGACACTGAACAGCGCCGGTCTGGCCAACGTCACTCTGGCCGGCGAGACCGGCACGGTCGTCCGCTCGCTGGTCGTCCCACCCGACGGCGCGACCCTGAAACGCATCCGCGCAGCCAGCGTACCCCTCACCGTCACCGGCAGTGGCAGCACGCTGGGCTGGCTGGGGCAACTGCTCCCGCTGATCCTGACCGGCCTGATCCTCGTGGTGCTGTGGCGGTCCATGCGCGGCGCGCAGGGCGGCAACAACCCCACAAACTTCGGGCGGTCACGGGCGGCGGTGATCAGCGAAGGGCAGATCAAACTCACCTTCGGCGACGTCGCCGGCTGCGACGAAGCCAAAGCCGACCTCCAGGAAGTCGTCGACTTCCTCCGCCACCCCGACCGCTACCACCAGCTCGGCGCCCGCATCCCACACGGCGTGTTATTGGTCGGCCCCCCAGGCAGCGGCAAGACCCTCCTCGCCAAAGCGGTCGCCGGTGAAGCCCGCGTCCCCTACTTCAGCATCTCCGGCAGCGACTTCGTCGAGATGTTCGTCGGCGTCGGCGCCGCCCGCGTCCGCGACCTGTTCGAACAGGCCCGCAAGAGTGCCCCCTGCATCGTCTTCATCGACGAGATCGACGCCGTCGGCCGCAAACGCGGCGTCAACATGCAGGGCGGCAACGACGAACGCGAACAGACCCTCAATCAGCTGCTCGTCGAGATGGACGGCTTCTCCTCCGGGCAGGAGGTCATCATCCTGGCCGCCACCAACCGCCCCGACGTCCTCGACGCCGCGCTGCTGCGGCCCGGACGCTTTGACCGGCAGGTCGTCGTGGACGCCCCCGACGTGCGGGGCCGGGAGATGATCCTGCGGATCCACGCCCGGAAGAAACCGCTGGACGCGAGCGTGGACCTGAGCGTCATCGCGCGGCGCACGGCAGGGATGGTCGGCGCAGACCTGGAGAACCTGCTGAACGAGGCGGCACTCCTGGCCGCGCGGTCCGGGCGGACCCGCATCACCGCACGGGACGTGGACGAGGCGCGGGACCGGGTGCTGATGGGACCCGAACGGCGCAGCATGGTCGTCCGCGAAGCGGACCGCAAGGTCACCGCCTACCACGAAGTCGGCCACGCCCTCGCCGCCCAGCTGCTGCCGCATGCCAACCGCGTCGCGAAACTCACCGTCGTCCCCCGCGGCCGCGCCGCCGGCTACATGATGCCCGACGCCGACGACCGCCTCCACGTCACCCGCCCCGCCCTCGAAGACATGATCGCCGTCGCCCTCGCCGGACGCGCCGCCGAAGACATCATCTTCCACGAAATCACCACCGGCGCCCAAAACGACTTCCAACAAGCCACCACCATCGCCCGCCGCATGGTCACCGAATGGGGCATGAGCGACCACATCGGCAAAATCGCCCACGCCACCGACCAGAGCACCTACCTCGGCGGCGGCCCCCAGATGCTCCCCATGAGCGAACACACCGCCGCGCAGATCGACCACGAAATCAAAACCCTCATCGACGCCGCCTACACCCGCGCCACCAACCTCATCGGCGAACACCTCACCCGCGTCCACGAGATCGTCAGCGTGCTCCTCACCCGCGAAACCCTCACCGGCGAAGAATTCGCGGCGCTCCTCAACGGCGAAACACTCGAACCACTGCCACCCGCAGCGCCCAGCACGCCGCCCAGTCTCGCGGGGTGA